Proteins from a genomic interval of Schistocerca piceifrons isolate TAMUIC-IGC-003096 chromosome 3, iqSchPice1.1, whole genome shotgun sequence:
- the LOC124788860 gene encoding piggyBac transposable element-derived protein 4-like — protein MSRRGLRDEEIERLLCEIPSDEDSTVDTTDDESDYEASIVAEAIVSSEGEVSESEEESESTPPKRAADTAPTWGQQFNATSGMQFDSESGPSAFIRDIDDPEPIDIFEKIFPKELVQLIVFQTNLYATQSGKSFTPTTDNEIRTFLGINILMGIKRMPAYRDYWSSAPELHDRYIASLMAVNRFGWLLRNIHLNDNTLHPEKGHPGYDKLYKLRPVIKILSESFSKCYQPSKHLAIDESMIKFKGRNSMKQYMRDKPIKRGYKVWMLCDKTSYNLKFDIYTGKVGDTVQTGLGEHVVLTEKHICLWDSSTNKETFTQIKNRQRIKQR, from the exons atgtcaagaagaggcttacgagatgaagaaatcgaacgattattgtgtgaaattccatcagacgaggattccactgttgacaccacagatgacgaatctgattatgaagcaagcattgttgcggaggctattgtgtcgtctgaaggcgaagtttcagagagcgaggaagaaagtgagtccactccgccaaaacgcgctgctgacacagcgccaacttggggacaacaattcaatgctacctcaggaatgcagttcgacagtgaatcaggaccaagtgcttttattagggacattgatgatccagaacctatcgatatattcgaaaaaatatttccaaaagagctagttcagctaatcgttttccaaacaaatttatatgcgacgcaatctggcaagtctttcactccaacaactgacaatgaaatacgaactttcctgggaatcaacattttgatgggtataaagcgtatgccagcatacagagactactggtctagtgccccagaacttcatgatcgttatattgcatctctgatggcagtaaatcggtttggatggttactgaggaacattcatctgaatgataacacattgcatccagaaaaaggacacccaggttatgacaaactgtacaagctgcgaccagtgatcaagatactatctgaatctttttccaagtgttaccaacccagcaaacacctagcaattgatgagtcaatgatcaaattcaaaggccgcaacagtatgaaacaatacatgagagataaacccataaagcgtggttacaaagtgtggatgctgtgtgacaagacctcttacaacttgaaatttgatatttacaccggaaaagtaggtgacacagtgcaaacaggccttggggagcatgtagtgctga cagagaaacatatatgcctgtgggacagttcaaccaacaaggaaacatttacccaaattaaaaacagacaaagaattaagcagaggtga